A window of Ignavibacteriales bacterium contains these coding sequences:
- a CDS encoding HNH endonuclease, translated as MKSFLIKQNFKVDDIISYTELVATEKIPLQKGMNFNVNLEYSVFLMSVRKNAPYADVYNEKANAIIYEGHDVPSNLADDPKKVDQPLTTPKGSLTENGKFFTAAQSFKEGLLKEPHKIKVYEKIKNGIWCYKGFFSLVNAEIKYSGTRNVFKFYLMPIELKSFKREIEIPHTRLIPTNVKIEVWNRDRGECVKCGSKMNLHFDHDLPFSKGGTSLTAANVKILCMKCNLSKSNKILSIPPIFLS; from the coding sequence ATGAAGTCCTTTCTTATTAAACAGAATTTTAAAGTTGACGATATAATATCTTATACCGAATTAGTTGCCACCGAAAAAATACCTTTACAAAAGGGAATGAACTTTAATGTAAATCTGGAATATTCCGTCTTTTTAATGTCCGTTCGTAAAAACGCTCCTTATGCTGACGTATACAATGAAAAGGCAAATGCAATTATTTATGAAGGACACGATGTGCCAAGCAATTTGGCTGATGATCCTAAAAAGGTTGATCAACCTTTAACTACACCAAAAGGCTCATTAACTGAAAACGGAAAATTCTTTACTGCCGCTCAATCTTTTAAAGAGGGGTTACTAAAAGAGCCACACAAAATAAAAGTTTATGAAAAGATCAAAAATGGAATTTGGTGTTACAAGGGGTTTTTCAGTCTAGTAAATGCAGAAATAAAATACAGTGGAACACGAAATGTTTTTAAATTTTATTTAATGCCGATAGAATTAAAATCCTTTAAGAGAGAAATTGAAATTCCACATACTAGATTAATACCGACCAACGTGAAAATAGAAGTGTGGAATAGAGATCGTGGTGAATGTGTAAAGTGTGGTTCTAAAATGAACTTACATTTCGATCATGACCTTCCGTTCTCAAAAGGTGGGACTAGTTTAACTGCTGCAAATGTTAAAATACTTTGTATGAAGTGTAATCTAAGTAAATCAAATAAAATTTTATCTATACCACCTATTTTTCTATCATAA
- a CDS encoding ORF6N domain-containing protein, whose translation MGKRTESLLPVERITSKIFLLRNEKVLIDRDLAELYGVEVKKFNQAVKRNIERFPNDFMFRLTAEEYKILRSQIVTSSLAGQKTGWGGRRYLPLAFTEQGVAMLSSVLNSERAVQVNIAIMRAFVQMRMFLQSSDVLAKKLNELEKETKKKFAKQQEQIKFIFEAIKELMLEKAKPKRKIGF comes from the coding sequence ATGGGGAAAAGAACAGAATCATTATTGCCGGTTGAAAGAATTACTTCCAAAATATTTCTGCTTCGCAATGAAAAAGTTTTGATTGATCGTGACCTTGCTGAGCTTTACGGGGTCGAGGTAAAGAAATTCAATCAAGCGGTAAAGAGAAACATCGAAAGATTCCCGAATGATTTTATGTTTCGTTTAACGGCAGAGGAATACAAAATCTTGAGGTCACAAATTGTGACCTCAAGTTTAGCCGGACAAAAGACTGGCTGGGGCGGAAGAAGATACTTACCTCTTGCCTTCACAGAACAAGGTGTTGCTATGTTGTCTTCTGTTTTGAACAGCGAAAGAGCGGTGCAGGTTAACATTGCAATTATGCGTGCGTTCGTGCAGATGAGAATGTTCCTGCAGAGCAGCGATGTGCTTGCAAAGAAATTGAACGAACTTGAAAAGGAAACAAAGAAGAAATTTGCAAAACAGCAGGAACAGATAAAGTTTATATTTGAAGCGATAAAAGAATTGATGCTGGAAAAGGCAAAGCCGAAAAGGAAGATTGGGTTTTAG
- a CDS encoding phosphoribosylanthranilate isomerase produces MKDIIQIAGVIDKEEATMLMNAGVDYLGFPLRLPVHKEDLTEDEAVEVIKTISSPHRAVLITYLDNADEIIKLCTKLNVKIVQLHGKISREELERTKLLRPDLEIIKSLVVAENNYTELERTIETHSAFVDAFITDTFDPATGAEGATGKTHDWSISRKLVKISPKPVIIAGGLNHTNVKKAILEIHPAGVDVHTGVESKDGRKNYDMVKRFVEKSKEGFALINS; encoded by the coding sequence ATGAAAGATATAATTCAAATAGCCGGAGTGATTGATAAAGAAGAAGCAACAATGCTGATGAACGCGGGCGTTGATTATCTCGGCTTTCCGCTTAGACTGCCCGTGCATAAAGAAGATCTAACCGAAGATGAAGCAGTTGAAGTGATCAAAACAATTTCTTCTCCGCACAGAGCCGTACTTATAACTTATCTTGATAATGCCGACGAGATAATAAAACTCTGCACAAAACTGAACGTTAAAATCGTTCAGCTTCACGGAAAGATTTCCAGAGAAGAATTGGAAAGAACAAAATTACTGCGACCCGATCTTGAAATAATTAAAAGTCTTGTTGTCGCAGAGAACAACTATACGGAACTTGAAAGAACAATTGAAACGCATTCAGCTTTTGTTGATGCATTCATCACGGATACTTTCGATCCGGCAACTGGTGCTGAAGGCGCAACCGGAAAAACTCATGATTGGAGTATCAGCAGAAAATTAGTTAAGATCTCTCCCAAGCCGGTTATCATTGCCGGCGGACTTAATCACACGAATGTTAAAAAAGCAATTTTAGAAATTCATCCCGCCGGAGTTGATGTACATACTGGAGTGGAATCCAAAGATGGAAGAAAAAATTACGACATGGTTAAAAGGTTTGTGGAAAAATCCAAAGAAGGATTTGCGCTTATCAATTCTTAG
- a CDS encoding pitrilysin family protein codes for MRKTLVLLITLCTVLSAQGQIKIPYTRHVLSNGLNVLLHEDHSTPTVTVNTWFHVGSGYEKPGRTGFAHLFEHLMFMGSGHVADGEFDKLLEAAGAENNGSTTEDRTNYYEDLPSNALELALYLDSDRMGFLVDAMTPQSVDAQRAVVKNERRQSYENRPYGLSEETILKNLYPPTHPYSWPVIGSMTDLSAATYSDVVEFFKTYYVPNNASIAIAGDINPQETLKLVEKWFGEIPAGKPVEPQNPAAVRLNEEKILVMEDHVQLPRLYMTWITPQRFAPGDAELDVLANILSRGKNSRLYQKLVYELQIAQDVRASQGSSKLSSQFQIVATARSGHTLEELKKVIQQEIDKIKNEAPKQRELQRSVNQYEATFLDALEKPGGFGGKANQLNDYFYYAGNPDYANEDLSRYKALSVDDIQTAAQTYLPDNGRVILSIVPKGKTDLAVQPKAEGK; via the coding sequence ATGAGAAAAACTCTTGTTCTACTAATTACTTTGTGCACGGTTTTATCTGCACAGGGTCAGATCAAAATTCCTTATACACGCCACGTTCTTTCAAACGGATTAAATGTATTACTGCATGAAGATCACTCAACTCCAACGGTTACGGTTAACACATGGTTTCATGTCGGCTCGGGTTATGAAAAACCGGGACGCACAGGATTTGCACATTTGTTCGAGCACTTAATGTTTATGGGATCCGGACATGTTGCTGATGGCGAATTTGATAAATTGCTTGAAGCAGCAGGCGCAGAAAATAACGGATCAACAACCGAAGACAGAACAAATTATTATGAAGACCTTCCTTCTAACGCACTTGAACTTGCGTTATATCTTGATTCTGATAGAATGGGATTTCTTGTTGATGCGATGACACCTCAAAGTGTAGATGCACAAAGAGCGGTTGTAAAAAATGAAAGACGTCAGAGCTATGAGAACCGCCCATACGGATTATCTGAAGAAACAATTTTAAAAAATCTTTATCCGCCGACTCATCCTTACAGCTGGCCGGTCATCGGCTCTATGACTGACTTAAGTGCTGCTACATATAGCGACGTTGTTGAGTTCTTCAAAACATATTACGTACCGAACAATGCATCAATCGCTATTGCGGGAGATATAAATCCGCAAGAGACTTTGAAACTTGTTGAGAAATGGTTCGGCGAAATTCCGGCAGGAAAACCTGTAGAACCTCAAAATCCTGCAGCGGTAAGATTGAACGAAGAAAAAATTTTAGTTATGGAAGACCATGTTCAGCTTCCACGCTTGTATATGACCTGGATTACCCCGCAGAGATTCGCACCGGGAGATGCGGAGCTTGATGTTCTTGCAAATATATTATCTAGAGGAAAAAATTCACGGCTGTATCAAAAATTAGTTTACGAACTTCAGATCGCGCAAGATGTACGTGCATCTCAAGGTTCAAGCAAACTTTCTTCACAGTTCCAAATAGTTGCAACAGCACGCTCCGGTCATACTCTCGAAGAATTGAAAAAAGTAATTCAGCAGGAGATAGATAAAATAAAAAACGAAGCACCAAAGCAAAGAGAATTACAACGTAGTGTCAATCAATATGAAGCCACGTTTTTAGATGCGTTAGAAAAGCCGGGCGGATTCGGCGGAAAAGCAAATCAACTAAATGACTATTTTTATTATGCAGGAAATCCCGATTATGCTAACGAAGATCTTTCACGCTACAAAGCGTTAAGTGTAGACGATATTCAAACCGCCGCACAAACTTATTTGCCCGATAACGGACGGGTAATTCTAAGCATTGTCCCTAAAGGCAAAACAGATTTAGCAGTTCAACCTAAAGCGGAGGGTAAATAA
- a CDS encoding pitrilysin family protein: MKKIFLVSIRLIVVSAFCFSLYAQTPDRTKPPLLPAPQKLNLTSIQQFALSNGLKVVLMEKHEVPLVQLNVIIKMGSVNDLENKTGLAGLTMSMLTEGASGKTSLELADAIDFLGARISANAGAHSSGIYLHTPLSKFDEALKIMSDILLRPDFPKKELERKKKDRLTSLMQMHDQPTAIAAAAFNKILFGKDHPYGRMTSENEINGFSVDDMKSFYKKYSTANNSFVIVVGDVKKDELKKKLENIFGKWKKGDVKQVKINEPAQVANRIVYLIDKPGAAQSVINIGRIGTSRLSPDYNPVVVMNTLLGGSFTSRLNQNLREKHGYTYGASSRFMFRPAPGSFIASSSVQTEVTDKALTEFFNELNGIREPLTDADLNRAKNLVALSYPGNFQSVSEIAGQLEEMVSYNLPSNYFGEFVSKILNVNDKEVNGAAKKYIVPDQMIVVVVGDKAKIEEGIKNLNLGELKNLSIEGVLGKVPQLSK; this comes from the coding sequence ATGAAAAAGATATTTTTAGTTTCGATAAGATTAATTGTTGTTTCCGCTTTTTGTTTTTCTCTTTATGCACAGACTCCGGATAGAACAAAACCGCCATTGCTGCCTGCACCTCAAAAATTAAATCTGACGTCAATTCAGCAATTTGCACTTTCAAACGGATTAAAAGTTGTGTTGATGGAAAAACACGAAGTCCCGTTAGTTCAACTGAATGTTATTATTAAAATGGGAAGCGTTAACGATCTGGAAAATAAAACTGGATTAGCCGGATTAACGATGAGTATGTTAACCGAAGGTGCCTCAGGGAAAACTTCTCTTGAACTTGCAGATGCAATAGATTTTTTAGGCGCAAGGATTTCTGCAAATGCAGGCGCACATTCATCAGGAATATATCTTCATACACCGCTATCAAAGTTTGATGAAGCTTTGAAAATCATGAGCGATATCCTTTTGCGTCCGGATTTTCCTAAGAAAGAATTGGAGAGAAAAAAGAAAGACCGCTTAACATCGTTAATGCAAATGCATGATCAACCGACGGCAATTGCAGCCGCGGCATTTAATAAAATTCTTTTCGGAAAAGATCATCCTTACGGAAGAATGACAAGCGAGAATGAGATCAATGGTTTTTCTGTTGATGATATGAAGAGTTTTTATAAAAAATACTCTACGGCAAATAATTCTTTTGTTATCGTTGTTGGAGATGTCAAGAAAGATGAACTGAAGAAAAAATTAGAAAATATTTTTGGTAAATGGAAAAAGGGTGATGTTAAGCAGGTTAAAATAAATGAACCGGCTCAAGTTGCTAACCGCATTGTTTATTTGATTGATAAACCGGGGGCTGCTCAATCTGTAATTAATATTGGAAGGATCGGTACATCGCGGCTATCACCGGATTACAATCCCGTCGTTGTAATGAACACACTTCTCGGCGGATCTTTTACCTCGCGCTTAAATCAAAACTTGAGAGAGAAACACGGTTACACTTACGGCGCTTCATCAAGATTTATGTTCAGACCGGCACCGGGAAGTTTCATTGCATCTTCTTCTGTTCAAACGGAAGTTACAGATAAAGCATTAACAGAATTTTTTAACGAGCTTAACGGAATCCGCGAACCATTGACAGATGCAGATTTAAACCGTGCGAAGAATTTAGTTGCTCTCAGTTATCCCGGAAATTTTCAATCTGTTTCAGAAATAGCGGGACAGCTTGAAGAAATGGTATCATATAATCTGCCTTCAAATTATTTCGGTGAATTTGTTTCGAAGATTTTAAATGTAAATGATAAAGAAGTAAACGGTGCCGCTAAAAAATATATTGTACCGGATCAGATGATAGTTGTTGTTGTGGGAGACAAAGCAAAGATCGAAGAAGGAATCAAAAATTTGAATCTCGGAGAATTAAAGAATCTTTCGATCGAAGGTGTTTTAGGCAAAGTACCGCAGCTTAGCAAATGA
- a CDS encoding alpha/beta hydrolase has translation MKRLVKYIALFSILFYSGANNFLFAQENQKKEEKKFTSLWEGKLKFGAVALRIVIKTFKNDDGSNGAFMDSPDQSVNNIPVENVLFTEDSLKFESKTIGAKYIGAAVKDSMIIRGNFTQRGMTLPLELKKIDKLVEIKRPQNPQKPYPYNDEEVTFENKSANITLAGSFTYPKGNGKFHAVVLVTGSGPQDRDESLMNHKPFLVISDYLTRNGIAVLRFDDRGIGKSKGNFAIATSEDFATDALAAVEYLKTRKEVDPKKIGIAGHSEGGLIAPMCAVNSSDVHFIVMIAGPGVSGREILLLQAKLINQASGESEEKIIKGNQLSEKIYDIVLNESDNDKAEKKIRALYDEIYPTLTDAEKKEEDTQKPMMDQQIKQILSPWFRFFLKYDPRPTLENVTVPVLAINGGKDFQVDPKQNLPEIEKALKAGGNKNFKIVEMPGLNHLFQKCKTCTITEYGELEETFSEDALKIMKDWILLVTK, from the coding sequence ATGAAACGTTTAGTAAAGTATATTGCTTTATTTTCAATTCTGTTCTATTCCGGAGCGAATAATTTCTTATTCGCACAGGAAAATCAAAAGAAAGAAGAAAAGAAATTCACAAGCTTGTGGGAAGGGAAACTGAAATTTGGTGCGGTTGCTTTACGAATTGTGATAAAGACTTTTAAAAATGATGACGGTTCTAACGGTGCTTTTATGGATAGTCCCGATCAAAGCGTAAATAATATTCCGGTAGAAAATGTTTTGTTTACCGAAGACAGTTTGAAATTCGAATCCAAAACAATAGGCGCGAAATATATTGGTGCAGCAGTGAAAGACAGTATGATCATTCGCGGAAATTTCACCCAAAGAGGAATGACCTTACCGCTTGAACTAAAAAAGATTGATAAACTTGTTGAGATAAAACGCCCGCAGAATCCACAGAAACCATATCCGTATAATGATGAAGAAGTAACTTTTGAAAATAAATCTGCGAATATTACTCTTGCTGGTTCGTTCACTTATCCCAAGGGCAACGGAAAATTTCATGCTGTTGTTTTAGTTACCGGCTCGGGTCCCCAGGATAGAGACGAATCATTAATGAATCACAAACCATTTTTGGTGATCTCTGATTACTTAACCCGAAATGGAATTGCTGTTTTACGATTTGATGACCGCGGTATTGGGAAATCGAAAGGTAATTTTGCAATTGCAACCTCAGAAGATTTTGCTACTGATGCGCTTGCCGCAGTAGAATACTTAAAGACAAGGAAAGAAGTAGATCCTAAAAAAATTGGAATTGCAGGTCACAGCGAAGGCGGATTAATTGCACCAATGTGTGCCGTTAATTCTAGCGATGTTCATTTCATTGTAATGATAGCAGGACCTGGCGTTTCCGGTAGAGAGATTCTTCTTCTTCAAGCAAAATTAATAAATCAAGCTAGCGGAGAGAGCGAGGAAAAAATTATTAAAGGAAATCAACTTTCAGAAAAAATTTATGACATTGTTTTAAATGAATCCGATAATGATAAAGCTGAGAAAAAAATAAGAGCATTGTATGATGAAATATATCCGACTCTAACTGATGCAGAGAAGAAAGAAGAGGATACACAAAAACCGATGATGGATCAGCAAATAAAACAAATACTTTCCCCATGGTTTAGATTTTTCTTAAAGTATGATCCCCGCCCAACTTTAGAAAACGTAACCGTTCCCGTTCTTGCAATAAATGGCGGGAAGGATTTTCAAGTAGATCCAAAACAGAACTTACCCGAAATTGAGAAAGCTCTTAAAGCCGGAGGAAATAAAAATTTTAAAATAGTTGAAATGCCCGGACTTAATCATTTATTTCAAAAATGTAAAACTTGTACAATTACAGAGTACGGAGAGCTTGAAGAAACTTTTTCTGAAGATGCTTTGAAGATTATGAAAGATTGGATTTTACTGGTAACAAAGTAA